One part of the Marispirochaeta sp. genome encodes these proteins:
- the carB gene encoding carbamoyl-phosphate synthase large subunit — protein sequence MPARKDLSTIMIIGSGPIVIGQACEFDYSGTQAVAALKEEGYRVVLVNPNPATVMTTPGIADVIYTEPLKPQYVEKIIAKERPDALLPTMGGQTGLNLSLELFDRGILDTYNVELIGATVEAIRLAEDRGRFKELATRIGLDTPRSVMTRDLAGARALAEEVGLPLIIRPSYTLGGMGGSIAYEMDELDDLVSRALEESPVHEALVEESLLGWKEFEMEVMRDRMDNAVIICSIENLDPMGIHTGDSITVAPIQTLSDREYQIMRTASIETLRAVGVDCGGSNVQFAVKPDTGRLVIIEMNPRVSRSSALASKATGFPIARCSAKLAVGYTLDEITNEITGKTVSCFEPALDYVAVKVPRFELEKFPLGYKQLGTQMKSVGESLALGRTFPEALNKALRSAELGVEGLQELSIGYDGLDIMLDTLHPRRIFAAYTVLKREGKRALKSLQERTKFDPWFLHYMLKQVELEDELAGDQLTSELLLRAKRMGLSDKRIASISDRDEAEVSRLREAEGIVAGYHFVDTCAGEFTAETPYFYSTYGEIDEGEPVEGKGVIILASGPNRIGQGLEFDTCCTLASLAYRDEGVKSIIVNSNPETVSTDFNISDRLYIEPLDAEHVASIMRKEGVKDVLVQLGGQTPLNLAQELEAAGANIIGTSVMSIFDAEDRGLFTALMKKLDLRQPENRMAADADEVKLFSREIGFPVLLRPSFVLGGRSMFIAYSEEELEEFLKQDLPMSRERPVLVDQFLEDAFEYDMDALSDGNNVYIAGIMQHIEAAGVHSGDSACVFPPYKSSPQILSEMKDATAKIAREIQVKGFINIQFAVKDDLLYVLEVNPRASRTVPFLSKASGVNLVKAAVRLWQGRDLEKQGLCKGGSGEGHCITGWAVKEAVFSFDRFALVDPLLGPEMRSTGEVIGTGASFGEAFAKAQAAVGSVLPITGRALVSVHQNDRKTILPIVRELKACGFEIAATRGTADYLFSQDIFAEVVLKIHEGHPNVIDHIKSGRFSLIINTPLGRNSQYGDHDIRIQAVRHKVPYTTTTSAALAAIEGIKYLSGGEVLVRPLETAGFTKK from the coding sequence ATGCCGGCACGAAAAGATTTATCCACAATCATGATAATAGGCTCGGGACCCATTGTAATCGGCCAGGCCTGTGAATTTGATTACTCCGGGACCCAGGCTGTGGCGGCCCTTAAGGAAGAGGGTTACAGGGTTGTTCTGGTAAACCCGAATCCCGCTACCGTAATGACAACTCCCGGCATCGCGGATGTTATCTATACCGAACCTCTCAAGCCCCAGTACGTTGAAAAGATCATAGCAAAAGAGCGTCCCGATGCCCTGCTTCCCACTATGGGCGGTCAGACGGGGCTGAACCTCTCTCTGGAACTCTTCGACAGGGGAATCCTGGACACGTACAATGTAGAGCTTATCGGTGCGACTGTGGAGGCCATTCGTCTGGCGGAGGACCGTGGTCGCTTTAAAGAACTCGCCACCCGAATCGGTCTGGATACACCCCGTTCAGTAATGACCCGAGACCTGGCTGGTGCCAGGGCCCTGGCCGAAGAGGTCGGGCTGCCCCTGATTATCCGTCCCAGCTACACCCTGGGAGGAATGGGGGGAAGCATCGCTTACGAGATGGACGAGCTGGACGACCTGGTCTCCCGGGCTCTGGAGGAGAGTCCGGTTCATGAGGCCCTGGTGGAGGAGTCCCTGCTGGGCTGGAAAGAGTTCGAGATGGAGGTAATGCGGGATAGAATGGATAACGCGGTAATTATCTGTTCCATCGAGAACCTGGATCCAATGGGCATCCATACCGGCGACAGCATCACTGTGGCCCCCATCCAGACCCTCTCCGACAGGGAATATCAGATAATGAGGACCGCCTCCATCGAAACCTTGCGGGCCGTTGGGGTGGATTGCGGCGGATCGAACGTACAGTTCGCCGTCAAGCCTGATACGGGGCGGCTGGTGATTATCGAGATGAACCCCCGGGTATCCCGCTCCTCCGCCCTGGCCAGCAAGGCGACAGGATTCCCCATAGCCCGCTGCAGCGCGAAGCTCGCCGTCGGTTATACCCTGGACGAGATAACCAACGAAATTACCGGAAAAACCGTCTCCTGTTTTGAGCCTGCTCTGGATTATGTAGCCGTCAAGGTCCCCCGGTTTGAGCTGGAAAAGTTTCCTTTGGGATACAAGCAGCTTGGAACCCAGATGAAGTCCGTGGGAGAATCCCTTGCCCTGGGCAGGACATTTCCGGAGGCCCTGAACAAGGCCCTGCGTTCCGCAGAACTGGGGGTTGAAGGCCTGCAGGAGCTCTCCATTGGCTATGACGGTCTGGATATAATGCTGGATACCCTGCACCCCCGCCGGATATTTGCAGCCTACACGGTACTTAAACGGGAGGGAAAAAGGGCCTTGAAAAGCCTGCAGGAACGCACAAAGTTCGATCCCTGGTTTCTGCACTATATGCTGAAACAGGTGGAACTGGAGGATGAACTGGCCGGTGATCAGCTGACAAGCGAGCTGCTTCTCAGGGCCAAGCGCATGGGGCTGTCGGATAAACGAATCGCTTCCATAAGCGACCGGGACGAGGCAGAAGTATCCCGCCTGCGGGAAGCCGAAGGAATCGTGGCGGGCTATCACTTTGTCGATACCTGCGCCGGCGAGTTTACCGCGGAGACCCCGTATTTTTACTCTACCTATGGAGAAATCGACGAGGGGGAACCGGTTGAAGGGAAGGGTGTCATAATTCTCGCTTCCGGGCCGAACCGCATCGGCCAGGGCCTCGAGTTTGATACCTGCTGTACCCTGGCCTCTCTGGCTTATCGGGATGAGGGGGTTAAATCAATAATCGTAAACTCCAACCCGGAGACGGTATCCACGGATTTCAATATCTCAGACCGTCTATACATTGAACCCCTGGATGCCGAGCATGTTGCCTCAATTATGCGCAAAGAAGGGGTAAAAGACGTGCTTGTACAGCTGGGAGGTCAGACCCCGCTTAATCTGGCACAGGAGCTGGAAGCAGCAGGGGCTAATATTATCGGGACCAGCGTCATGAGCATCTTTGATGCCGAGGACCGGGGACTTTTTACGGCTCTGATGAAAAAGCTTGATCTTCGGCAGCCGGAAAACCGGATGGCCGCTGATGCGGACGAGGTTAAGCTATTTTCCCGTGAAATAGGTTTTCCAGTATTGCTGCGGCCGTCCTTCGTGCTGGGGGGCAGGAGCATGTTTATTGCCTACAGTGAAGAGGAACTGGAGGAGTTTCTGAAGCAGGATCTGCCCATGTCCAGGGAGCGCCCGGTACTGGTGGACCAGTTTCTGGAGGATGCTTTTGAGTACGATATGGACGCCCTCTCGGACGGTAACAACGTCTACATCGCGGGGATCATGCAGCATATTGAGGCCGCGGGAGTCCACTCCGGTGATTCGGCCTGTGTTTTTCCTCCCTACAAGTCAAGCCCGCAGATCCTGTCTGAAATGAAGGATGCTACGGCAAAGATTGCCCGTGAGATCCAGGTTAAGGGCTTTATAAATATTCAGTTTGCCGTCAAGGATGACCTGCTCTATGTGCTTGAGGTTAACCCCAGGGCCTCAAGAACCGTGCCGTTTCTCTCCAAAGCTTCGGGGGTGAATCTGGTAAAAGCCGCGGTGCGGCTGTGGCAGGGGCGGGACCTGGAAAAACAGGGGCTGTGCAAAGGCGGCAGCGGTGAGGGGCACTGCATAACCGGATGGGCTGTAAAGGAGGCGGTTTTCAGCTTCGACCGTTTTGCCCTGGTTGACCCTCTGCTGGGTCCGGAAATGAGGTCCACCGGAGAGGTCATCGGGACGGGAGCCAGCTTCGGCGAGGCCTTCGCCAAAGCCCAGGCTGCGGTAGGAAGCGTTCTCCCCATTACGGGCCGGGCCCTGGTTTCGGTCCACCAGAACGACCGAAAGACCATTCTTCCCATAGTGCGGGAACTCAAGGCCTGCGGTTTTGAGATAGCCGCCACCAGGGGGACCGCGGATTACCTGTTCAGCCAGGACATCTTCGCAGAGGTTGTACTGAAGATTCACGAAGGACACCCCAATGTGATCGATCATATAAAATCGGGACGTTTCTCCCTGATTATCAATACACCCCTGGGTCGGAACTCACAGTACGGGGACCACGATATCCGTATCCAGGCGGTGCGTCACAAGGTTCCCTATACCACCACTACCTCGGCAGCCCTGGCGGCAATAGAGGGAATAAAGTACCTTTCCGGTGGAGAAGTACTGGTACGGCCCCTGGAAACAGCGGGCTTTACAAAAAAATAA
- the cimA gene encoding citramalate synthase, whose product MSKITVFDTTLRDGMQGIEVSFTLQDKLAIAHALDDIGVDYIEGGFPLANEKEEAFFNQIRKEKFKHARIVAFGSTRHAAKKASEDAHIQALLNAETETVVVVGKTWKAHVEKVLRTDIEENLEMIRDSISYLKSRGREVFFDLEHFFDGYKNDPAYALRVLEAGSEAGADCLIMCDTNGGILPHQVDQFIRELPQDKLAPLGVHFHDDSGVATANSLTGIRAGAVHIQGTVNGWGERCGNANLCVVVPNLALKCGYDVTMNGNLEHLTSLSRFVAEKANIIPEKRQPYVGIAAFSHKAGQHADVIAKAPELMEHIDGARVGNERRILLSELAGKSSVLPKLKKYGKYDRNSKEVLSMTKLLKEKENEGYEYEAAEASFDLLVRKHLGRYRSMLELDNYHLESYKTGNTPSKTVGRIFLRINRRQVMGAGVGIGPVETLDAALRDALLPLYPFIEKISLIDYKVRVLNPQEAAASKVRVFITSTDHKENSWDTVGVSENIVEASWDAIVESFEYYYNTYIE is encoded by the coding sequence ATGAGCAAAATTACAGTGTTCGACACAACCCTGCGTGACGGTATGCAGGGAATCGAGGTCAGTTTTACCCTGCAGGACAAACTGGCCATTGCCCATGCATTGGACGATATCGGTGTTGATTATATCGAAGGGGGCTTTCCTCTGGCCAACGAAAAGGAGGAAGCTTTTTTCAACCAGATCAGGAAGGAGAAATTTAAACACGCGAGGATTGTTGCCTTCGGATCTACCCGCCACGCCGCTAAAAAGGCCTCAGAAGACGCTCATATCCAGGCCCTGCTTAACGCGGAGACAGAAACAGTTGTCGTGGTCGGAAAAACATGGAAAGCCCACGTAGAGAAGGTCCTCAGAACCGACATCGAAGAAAACCTGGAGATGATTCGGGACTCTATCTCTTACCTGAAGTCCAGAGGCCGGGAGGTGTTTTTTGATCTTGAGCACTTCTTTGACGGCTATAAAAATGATCCGGCCTATGCACTGCGGGTCCTGGAAGCCGGTTCCGAGGCCGGGGCGGACTGCCTTATCATGTGCGACACCAACGGGGGTATTCTTCCCCACCAGGTTGACCAGTTTATCCGGGAATTACCACAGGACAAGCTTGCGCCCCTGGGTGTGCATTTTCATGACGACTCGGGAGTCGCCACCGCGAACAGTTTGACGGGTATCAGGGCCGGGGCCGTTCATATTCAGGGAACCGTTAACGGCTGGGGAGAACGCTGCGGAAACGCGAACCTGTGTGTCGTTGTACCGAATCTGGCACTCAAATGCGGGTACGATGTGACCATGAACGGAAACCTTGAACATCTTACGTCTCTTTCCCGTTTTGTTGCCGAGAAAGCCAATATCATTCCGGAAAAAAGGCAGCCCTACGTCGGCATTGCCGCCTTCAGTCATAAAGCCGGGCAGCATGCCGACGTTATAGCCAAGGCACCGGAGCTGATGGAGCACATCGACGGGGCCCGGGTTGGAAACGAGAGGCGCATTCTCCTCTCCGAACTGGCTGGAAAGTCCTCGGTACTGCCCAAATTAAAGAAGTACGGAAAGTACGACCGCAATTCAAAAGAGGTCCTCTCCATGACTAAACTGCTGAAAGAGAAGGAAAACGAAGGGTACGAGTATGAGGCCGCGGAAGCCTCCTTCGACCTCCTGGTTCGCAAACATCTGGGCCGTTACCGTTCCATGCTTGAGCTGGACAACTATCACCTGGAGAGCTACAAAACAGGTAATACCCCTTCCAAAACCGTAGGCAGAATCTTTCTGCGCATTAACAGGCGGCAGGTTATGGGAGCCGGAGTAGGTATCGGACCGGTGGAAACGTTGGACGCGGCCCTGCGGGATGCCCTGCTTCCCCTGTATCCCTTTATAGAGAAAATCAGTCTTATAGACTATAAGGTGCGGGTCTTAAATCCCCAGGAAGCGGCAGCTTCAAAGGTACGGGTATTTATTACCTCCACGGACCATAAAGAAAACAGCTGGGACACCGTGGGTGTTTCGGAAAACATTGTGGAAGCATCCTGGGATGCAATAGTGGAGAGCTTTGAGTATTATTACAATACATATATTGAATAA
- the ilvN gene encoding acetolactate synthase small subunit, giving the protein MKHTISLLVENHEGVLSRIAGLFSGRGYNLESFTAGPSVDPSMTRITLVCGGDDQIIDQIKKQLNRLIDIIKVVDLTDNPTIDRELALVRVKAKSGTRGEIFQIADIFRAKVMDVASESIMLELTGSSEKIDDFIALLGDFSILEFARSGIVSMSRGRKGQREPTDRS; this is encoded by the coding sequence GTGAAGCATACAATATCTCTGCTGGTAGAAAACCACGAAGGTGTTCTATCCAGGATCGCCGGACTCTTTTCCGGCCGAGGGTATAACCTGGAAAGTTTTACCGCCGGTCCGTCGGTTGATCCCAGCATGACCCGTATTACCCTGGTCTGCGGGGGGGATGATCAGATCATCGATCAGATAAAAAAACAGCTCAACAGACTGATCGATATCATCAAGGTAGTCGACCTGACTGACAACCCCACCATAGACCGGGAACTCGCCCTGGTACGGGTGAAGGCAAAGAGCGGGACCCGGGGAGAGATTTTTCAAATAGCCGACATATTCCGCGCCAAGGTTATGGATGTGGCCAGTGAGTCCATCATGCTGGAACTGACCGGTTCATCGGAGAAGATCGATGATTTTATTGCGTTGTTAGGTGATTTCTCGATCCTCGAGTTTGCCCGCAGCGGCATTGTATCCATGTCCCGGGGCAGGAAGGGTCAGCGGGAACCAACAGACAGAAGCTGA
- the ilvB gene encoding biosynthetic-type acetolactate synthase large subunit translates to MKGTEVIVEALKKEKVEMVFGYPGGAVIPLFDQLYEETAIRVVLTRHEQAAVHAADGYARSTGKPGVCIVTSGPGATNTVTGLATANFDSVPIICISGQVPRQMIGNDAFQEADTVGITRPVTKHNYLVTDIDRLAMIVREGFYIASSGRPGPVVIDVPKDIMTADTSNGIPDTVNIRGYNPVTDGHTVQIKRAAAALNKAKKPLIFVGGGVHIADAAGELNKLLKKSGIPLVTSLMGIGAVAADNPLNLGMIGMHGSYAANMAVQKTDLLLGIGVRFDDRATGDLSRFAPEARIIHIDIDPAAIARNVPVAIPIVGDAKKTLAVLLPLIENSVPGEWISELRGYSDYYRSIEEKEPDTSEELTAMRIIRLLGNKFPEAIVSTEVGQNQMWAAQYFPFTSSRSWLTSGGLGTMGYGFPAAIGAQAGNPERRVLTIAGDGSIQMNIQELATAVLEGFPVIVAILNNGYLGMVRQWQELFYNRRYSKTCLEAGIGCPPDCTEPGTHGAGCPAYVPDFVALARAYGAAGMRAATITEAAEVIETASITRDRPVIIDFIIPREANVWPMVAPGAALHEMLGKGGPL, encoded by the coding sequence TTGAAAGGCACAGAAGTTATTGTAGAAGCCTTAAAAAAGGAAAAAGTCGAGATGGTTTTCGGCTATCCCGGCGGCGCGGTGATTCCACTCTTTGATCAGTTGTACGAAGAGACCGCGATCCGGGTAGTTTTAACACGCCACGAGCAGGCTGCAGTGCATGCCGCCGACGGATACGCCCGTTCAACCGGAAAACCCGGTGTATGTATCGTAACCAGCGGGCCGGGCGCGACCAATACTGTAACCGGTCTGGCAACGGCAAATTTTGACAGTGTTCCAATTATCTGCATATCCGGACAGGTTCCCCGTCAAATGATCGGTAACGATGCTTTTCAGGAGGCGGACACTGTGGGGATTACCCGGCCGGTCACGAAGCACAATTACCTTGTCACAGACATAGACCGCCTGGCCATGATTGTGCGGGAAGGTTTTTATATTGCCTCCTCAGGGCGTCCCGGGCCGGTTGTAATAGACGTACCCAAGGATATTATGACTGCGGATACCAGCAACGGAATTCCCGATACGGTCAATATCAGAGGCTACAACCCGGTAACCGATGGACACACCGTACAGATTAAACGGGCTGCAGCAGCTTTGAACAAAGCCAAAAAACCATTGATCTTTGTCGGCGGCGGCGTACATATTGCCGATGCCGCCGGGGAATTGAATAAGCTCCTGAAAAAAAGCGGTATTCCCCTGGTTACCAGCCTGATGGGGATCGGAGCCGTAGCAGCGGACAATCCTCTGAACCTTGGAATGATCGGTATGCACGGCAGTTATGCCGCGAACATGGCAGTACAAAAGACAGACCTGCTTTTGGGGATCGGGGTCCGCTTTGATGACCGGGCCACCGGAGATCTCTCCCGCTTCGCACCTGAAGCCCGGATTATCCATATAGATATCGACCCGGCGGCGATTGCACGGAATGTACCCGTAGCCATACCCATCGTCGGGGATGCAAAGAAAACCCTTGCCGTACTTTTACCCCTCATTGAAAACTCGGTTCCCGGAGAATGGATTTCGGAGCTCCGGGGATACTCGGACTACTATCGCTCCATTGAGGAGAAAGAGCCTGATACTTCCGAAGAATTGACCGCCATGCGTATTATTCGTCTTCTTGGTAACAAATTCCCCGAGGCGATTGTCAGTACCGAAGTAGGCCAGAACCAGATGTGGGCTGCCCAGTATTTTCCTTTTACAAGCAGCAGAAGCTGGCTCACATCCGGAGGACTCGGCACCATGGGCTACGGATTCCCGGCAGCAATAGGAGCCCAGGCCGGTAATCCGGAGCGCCGGGTTCTTACCATAGCCGGTGACGGATCGATTCAGATGAATATCCAGGAACTCGCTACCGCTGTACTGGAAGGGTTTCCCGTCATTGTTGCGATTCTCAACAATGGCTATCTTGGAATGGTTCGACAATGGCAGGAGCTGTTTTATAACCGACGCTACTCCAAAACCTGTCTGGAAGCCGGTATTGGATGCCCTCCGGACTGCACCGAACCAGGCACTCATGGAGCCGGATGTCCGGCCTATGTACCCGACTTTGTCGCCCTGGCAAGGGCTTACGGGGCGGCGGGCATGCGGGCAGCCACTATTACCGAGGCAGCGGAAGTCATAGAGACGGCCTCTATAACACGGGACAGGCCGGTTATTATCGATTTTATCATTCCCCGGGAAGCGAATGTCTGGCCCATGGTTGCTCCCGGAGCAGCTCTGCACGAGATGCTGGGCAAAGGAGGCCCCCTGTGA
- a CDS encoding DUF5312 family protein — MHSEQGTSGFDRLVLELSREERHDMLVRLTKMLEGESEPVHVMDDEPHPVNLESEYSGFSFFQKIIVFFRILFTPLTRIEVIEDAIMRQIYHELDSVYPGLYDYSSGTLSSVFLEEIKNLRKSVQIFMLPLSRLTIQKKEELFAFIVNQDLPHIDQRIRDACVPEKFVSELDEGGEKELARYLYNQFEDILFELTPEEKGKLAQDSRFLQILSELVYFPYDKIKNKYAGSSHEGRCPASEIRDPLTQLMSIFHSMNCSASPALIESLFILTRLEQEDTDPRVLLDELKRDIARTSEGLRGIRNFYRSVPLYDILRLASGKANIFFKPVSAGEEWLTLLRSFWKQKLKKEARRFLLSREYDMTIEQAKLLLEGKDLKPLSHYQTGGHPVSINLVHEWSMAFLSGFLDFLFSLKINMILKQLLIDGEFYKEQNSEDYSEAYNGLHLLAENIGEPGDFLSPSGEGGKLLFSIASDVSAKNLRQKKAAKIADEADMRARRLLHNGLELITLLSSVLEGILHGEKGGRFDTLSNLGYIGGRNNEAFLKELGDVSQAVTEGRRILESMIALEEQYARTA, encoded by the coding sequence ATGCATAGTGAACAGGGTACATCCGGTTTCGACCGACTTGTTCTTGAATTGTCTCGCGAAGAGCGGCACGACATGCTGGTTCGCTTAACGAAAATGCTCGAAGGTGAAAGTGAACCTGTCCACGTCATGGACGATGAACCCCATCCTGTAAACCTGGAAAGCGAATACAGCGGATTCTCCTTTTTTCAGAAGATCATCGTCTTCTTCCGCATTTTGTTTACTCCCCTTACACGAATAGAAGTAATTGAAGACGCGATAATGCGTCAAATTTACCATGAGCTTGATTCTGTGTATCCCGGTTTGTATGACTATTCTTCCGGTACATTGAGCAGTGTGTTTCTCGAGGAAATAAAAAATCTGCGTAAATCGGTGCAAATATTTATGCTGCCCCTGTCTCGTCTGACTATCCAGAAGAAGGAAGAACTCTTCGCGTTTATTGTCAACCAGGACCTTCCGCATATCGATCAGCGGATTCGGGATGCCTGTGTTCCGGAAAAATTCGTATCTGAACTGGACGAAGGTGGAGAAAAAGAGCTGGCCCGGTATCTGTACAACCAGTTTGAAGATATTCTTTTTGAATTGACCCCCGAGGAGAAGGGAAAGCTTGCCCAGGACTCCCGGTTTCTGCAGATTCTGAGTGAACTCGTCTATTTTCCCTATGATAAAATCAAGAATAAGTACGCCGGCTCAAGTCATGAGGGTAGATGTCCTGCTTCCGAAATTCGGGATCCTCTGACCCAATTAATGTCTATTTTCCACAGCATGAACTGTTCTGCCTCTCCGGCTTTAATTGAATCCCTGTTTATTCTTACTCGTCTGGAACAGGAAGATACCGATCCCCGGGTCCTCCTGGATGAGCTAAAACGTGATATAGCCCGGACAAGCGAGGGATTACGGGGAATACGCAATTTTTACCGGTCTGTTCCTCTTTACGATATTTTACGTCTTGCTTCGGGGAAAGCCAACATATTTTTTAAACCGGTCTCCGCCGGAGAGGAGTGGCTGACCCTGCTGCGGTCCTTCTGGAAGCAGAAACTAAAAAAAGAAGCCCGTCGGTTTTTGCTTTCCAGGGAATACGACATGACCATCGAGCAAGCCAAACTGCTTTTAGAAGGAAAAGACTTGAAGCCTTTGTCCCATTATCAGACTGGCGGGCATCCTGTCTCCATAAATCTCGTACATGAATGGTCCATGGCTTTTCTGTCAGGCTTTCTGGATTTTCTGTTCTCTTTAAAAATAAATATGATCCTGAAACAGCTGCTGATCGATGGCGAGTTTTACAAGGAGCAAAACAGTGAAGATTATTCCGAGGCCTACAACGGTCTTCATCTGCTGGCGGAGAATATCGGCGAACCTGGTGATTTCTTGTCTCCCTCCGGGGAAGGAGGCAAGCTGCTTTTCTCTATAGCTTCGGACGTTTCTGCAAAAAACCTGCGCCAGAAAAAAGCGGCTAAAATTGCCGACGAAGCAGACATGCGGGCACGGAGACTGTTACATAACGGTCTTGAACTTATAACCCTGTTATCTTCCGTATTGGAAGGAATTTTGCACGGTGAAAAGGGCGGGCGTTTTGATACCCTGTCAAATCTGGGGTATATAGGCGGACGCAACAACGAAGCATTTCTCAAGGAGCTGGGCGACGTATCACAGGCTGTCACCGAAGGACGACGAATCCTGGAAAGCATGATAGCCCTGGAAGAACAGTATGCCCGAACTGCCTGA
- a CDS encoding polyphenol oxidase family protein has translation MPELPETSIHRSSKYIEFRLPADGGEAPFFILSTIGAGSMSWKDPAGNERRKKLYTALGIVGPVHALLQQHTRLIHKTPADSAQSPPLQIGDGLVLSRKPGFISVTVADCMPICIWHRKTGELILLHSGWKGTGIFKSALLRYSARERKEDLAVFLGPSIGSCCYEVDRRRYDYFRTSFGEGAVRNKAGRFYLSLLHANLALAAECGVEDTYYYNPCTCCNPDFGSFRRQGPEKFSSMLALFGYFQ, from the coding sequence ATGCCCGAACTGCCTGAAACATCTATTCATCGCAGCAGTAAATATATTGAATTCCGCCTGCCTGCGGATGGGGGAGAGGCTCCTTTTTTTATTCTCAGTACCATCGGGGCGGGCTCCATGAGCTGGAAAGATCCCGCGGGGAATGAACGTAGAAAGAAGCTCTATACTGCCCTCGGAATAGTGGGCCCGGTCCACGCGCTTTTGCAGCAACATACCCGGCTTATACATAAGACCCCTGCAGATTCTGCCCAGAGTCCGCCTCTGCAGATCGGGGACGGCCTTGTCCTTTCCCGAAAGCCGGGCTTTATTTCAGTTACCGTGGCCGATTGTATGCCGATCTGCATTTGGCACAGAAAAACCGGCGAACTGATCCTGCTTCATTCGGGATGGAAGGGGACGGGTATCTTCAAATCGGCCCTGCTGCGGTATTCTGCCCGGGAACGGAAAGAGGACCTTGCTGTTTTCCTTGGCCCCTCCATCGGCAGCTGCTGCTACGAGGTTGACCGGCGGCGGTACGATTATTTCCGTACCTCCTTTGGTGAAGGAGCCGTAAGGAACAAAGCGGGTCGATTTTATCTCTCTCTCCTGCACGCAAATCTGGCTCTTGCGGCGGAGTGCGGTGTAGAGGATACATATTATTACAACCCCTGTACCTGCTGCAATCCGGATTTCGGTTCCTTCCGTCGCCAGGGCCCGGAAAAGTTTAGCTCCATGCTTGCACTATTTGGCTATTTTCAATAG